The DNA segment ATTACTAATGAAAATAGGCTTAGCTAAACCTGCTGTTTCTGCAAGGAAATGATTTCCAATGGAGAGCTTTGCTTCAGAGAGCatgaggaaaacaacaaaacttaacagttaagaaaaaaaaatgccaccaacTCCTTAAACAGCTCTTCCACTCAGATCATGCCTTTAAAATAGCGACAAAGCACACATCAGGAGGCAGGAACAGCAGAAACAGGCTGAGAAAATTGTGTCTGGGCAGTTTTTGGTATAGAAGAAAGCCCGAAGTTAACATACCTTTTTGGATTGCAACAACAGTTGCGTTTCAAGAAGCAAAACCCGACTCAACAAGTTATTCCAGTCCTTCTCATCTATGATCACCTTTCCCTTCAGCTTCTCTTCTAAACCCTGAAGTTTATCTTCCATCCAATCCAGCTTATGAAGCTTTTCCTGGCAATCAGCAAGCTGACTCTTTAGGAACTCAATCTGAGAATTATCTTCTGCGACCTGAAAATATGGATAAGAACACCTGTCCTCTACTTTCAAACAGATATAATTTACCATTTGATCAATGAAATTAAGTGGAATCTTCCTCAAGTTCAGTAACCACATTCTGCTACATTAGAAAATTGTTTTACTTTCAGAATTGCCATAATATGCCAATTTGTGGAACTcggtttttaaaagaaagtgttgAGAGAACTGGCTCTTGAAAGGACAGTACAATTTAACTGACTTTTTTCAACTCTTCCAATACATTTATTATATATCTATTAGTTATACTTAAGGAGCATCCAGCTATCTTGTTAAAACCTTTATGCCTTTAGAAAACTCCTCTAAGAGAAGATAAGAGCACATGCAGATGGcatcttaaaataaaagttcTTACTTGTTCACATTTCACTTCCACAACATCATGATCTAGGTGCaattcttcttctctccctccctgtgcTGGAAGGGGTAGTGGATGAAGGTCATCACCAACTTCATTTCCTGAGTGCCGTTCTACTAGAGGCTTCTTTTGAGTAcgttaaggaaaaacaaaaccactgatGTTACTCATTACAAGAACATTTCAATTCATCAGCCAAGTAACTGACAGAAAAGACCTAccattttagtatttatttattcaaatctGACAATCTTATCCCAACTAGttgcaaaacacagaaagcaacagcaggcagcttaatttaaaaaaaaaaaataaatcatgtagaCATGAAACCATAAAACAAACATGCACTGACTTTATCACATGTACCCTGGTTCCCTTCCATAAAGAGTAATGAAGGCATTAATGTCCTCTCTATTGTAAGGCTTGTTAGATTTCTAAGCATGAATTAGGAGGTATGAATCTCACTGTATGTATTAACATGCGTACGGACAGTTccaacaccaaaaccaccactcaaacattcagggggaaaaaaagagtttaaccCGGAAAATAAGAACTCTCTCTTCTCCTTGACAATTGTTGGCACAAAAGCCCTACTAACTacacatttcatttcctttgaatGCTTCCCTTAGAGAGAACAAAATAAGAgacaaatttttcctttctttccaggtGGATCAAGTCCTGTGATCACTGGCCgccacaaacaaaaataaattacctaATGATTAAGAAGCCACAATTACCAGTTTTGTGCAGCATCTTTACACTTACAGATTCCTAGATGCTTTAGTGAAGCTCAAACTTTCCACTTCTACAGAATTCTTAATACACTCGCATATACCCCCCTTCAGTTCTACCATTCAGCAACCAGAAGTGCCAGAGAAGTCATTCCAcatattttctttgtgaagttttccttcagtattttccttctaaACAGAAATCACTGACATTTAATGGGCAGTCACAGTCCCAAAAGTTTTGTGCAATTTTACTTTGCGTCCTTTTAGCAGAAAATATTAGGAAAGCTGTCTCTTCCACAGGCCAAGAGTAGCATAACGCATAAAATCAAGTGTTACTTTTGCAAAACTGAAGCCAAGAGGAATGTTACATTAAGAAATCTTTGCTGAACAGATTCAGACAAAAAAGTAGAGAGTGTTTTGAAAGCTATGTTGAAAACACTGCAATGTTAGGCCAAACACATCAATCTCCAAACAGGATATATATTCTTTTTCCAGTTGAATCTTCACTTTCCTCGCTGTCCCTTCATTTGATATAATTCAAATGGCAAACAACGGTACTAGATCATTCCCAGCAAGACTTTGAGATCAACTACTCAGCATAAGAGAAAAGCAATATCTTCTGTATTTTAGCTACTATTTTGGTCAACCAcactttgagaggaaaaaaaattaagcaaacaacagaacaaaactgGTCTGATCAAACATTAAAACCTAAACAAAAGCAGATATTCCAGAAAGAGCCTGACTTGGTACAAACAAGATTAACCTTTAGACATACAACTTAAAAACTATTTTCATACCTGTTTGGAATTCAGAGCACTGCCATTAGGAAGAGTAAGGACATTATCACAATTTGACCATACTTCACATGTAAAAGATTTGAGTTTTTTCCTTGTTTGGGATTTAACCTtcaaagtaaagagaaaatattatatattacGCTTCTACCACAGGAATATTTTCAGGGGAGGGGGAATGGGATGACACATCCCATTTTCTGCAATCAGTAACAGGCAGGAATATTGCAtggcacacacaaacacatgtaaACCTCTGCAGCGTAATAACGTCTAAAAATATTTAGGTATGACACAAatttacagagaaaacaggaagtgAATGACATATTCATACACTCATTAATACCTAAGCAAAGCTACATCAAAGCTAGTCATAAAGAGAAAAGGCAACTTGCACCAGAgtttaaagacaaacaaatatgaaaaaatgtgaTTATGCCCCCCGAAGCAACAAATTAAATATACAGAAGTCCTGAAGACTGTTATAAACTCAAACAAAATCCTGTAAAATATGAAGACTGAAAAATCCCTTTAATAAAGCATACACTGATACACAGCATACACTGATGAAAAGTAATGCCTTAACAATGAAGACAAATATGattaatgaaaataatcagaTTTGAGATATATACCACTGAAACACGAATACAAGTGtcacattttaattaaactttacCAGAACTTCAACGTATCAGacggttttgctttgtttttaaatctatcTGAAGAGTTTACTGAGTTACACAAACATTCACTACGTTAAGAAGTGTAAAAGAAAAGATACTATGtattagatttattttcattctaatatatttttgtttatactACAAAGCATTGGCAGCTTCCCGTCTTTTGTATACCTGATAGCGCTCAAGCTTGCAATGGAACTTTACACtcattttccccccattttgaCTATCAGCAACACCACACCTTCAAATAAACGGGTCATCAGCCTTCACCTGCAGCACCAGGAATGTCAGAAGACACTTATCTCATAACAAAGTTACTACTTAATCAGTACCTTATTCGAGTTACTTAATTCCTTATGTTTTTTCACCACACAGTTGATGATGTCACAAAcaatctgcatttttctttccgCAAAGCCAAACTGAAGAAACTGCTGTTTTGTTAAAATTGGTTTATATTGAAATTGATCTCGAAGAACCTGCAACAAGGTAAGAGTTTGCTTCACTTTCAAAAATCACCACGCAATTTGTTGTAGAAATGGCATGCTCACGTTCTTAATTTTCTAcagtcttttctttcattctgcacTTCAGCAGTTAAACCTTTTCTCATTTGGTTATTTATATATTCTCAGCTGTTTCTTCCGACTAGACTTTCAACGTTCCTCTTCCAGAAACATTTCATTCACATCACTCTTCTAAAGTTTAACTCACAGTCTTAAGATTCATAAAATAAATGACTGTagacattaatatttaaaaagttaagaaGTTTCCAAAGCGAACGCACAATAAGAAGATGTATTCATCTCAGCAAATGCGTCAGAGGGCTAAGCAAGGCTCCCACTGAGCCTCTTTGTAAAGGAGTCTCTGTCCTCCTCGGGTGGAAAATGAGTCTAAATAAAACAGTATGTGTTAAAAAAGCAAGTCACCTTTTATAAAAATGTGCTTATGGATATTTTTAATAATAGTTCAAAATTCTTTTCATTCAGTTAAGAATTTGATTCCAGTTTATAAACTGTTAAATATTATACTTTATATATTAATATGgtgtggtattttaaaatagctcTATTTCTTAACTGTACTTTCACTACAATTATTGAggtttgctgtgattttttttctggttatttctTCTAAGGTCACATCTATAGAAGTGTAATATAATATTTCGGTATTGTTCAAAACTAACAGAAAACAATGTGTTTCTGCAAGCGTGTCAAAACTGAGATTTGGCTAACAACATCCACCcttattttcatgaaaatctAAATAAAGAGTTGCCACACGGTGACTTACTACTCATCTTAAATCCTATCACAATTACGAACCACATTCACTGCCAAAAGTTTTCCCTTTCTAGTAATACTCATACTAGATGTTTCACTCTTTTGAGGCCATCCTCAAAACTCCGTCTCCTCTGCAAAGAGCATGAAGGGAGATACCTTATAAATAGCTTCAATAAAACGCAAGTCGCTCTTTGCTGTGAGTTCCACATCACACTTCACCAAAAGTTCCGCAATATAAGTTGAAAAAGATGTAAAAGAATAGCTGATGATCGGTAAAAACGCAGCTGGATCACCCTTTACTAACCTATTgagaaacaaaagtattttacaCAGCAGAAGATAACAAAAGCCTTTCATTACATGAATTCAAACATTTAACTTGAAAGGTGTTTTAATATCGCAGGGTGTTATATGCAAGTATCTCCTTCAAGTTTTTTTCCAGGCATATCTCATTCAGCAGCCTTTACTGTTTTCTGTAAAATGctcaaaacaacatttttgtgaccctcctatAATTATAACATTGTCAGGTCTAAAGCCTACCAGCATTTCCATCTCAAGACTCGATActattttttcttaatctttacaGGATGAGGTGTCCTGAAGAAAATTTTGGTGGCACTTACAAAGAAATTGTAAGAGAGATtaatcaaagaaaagagaaaaacagcagaagaaaacagagcaagatAATGATACGCTTCAGGATTACTCTAAGGACTGCTCAGCACAGCAAAACTGCATCTTTTTATCTTCCCGTTCACACGTATCAAACCCCAGCTTCCCCAGACATATGCTCTGCTTACTCAGCACTGGCTGCAAGGCTCATATTTATACATATCTTGTTTACACTTCTTGCTGTCATCATGTATTAGCATACATTTATTCACGCTGCCGCTTACACTGTATAATCCACATCTCTTGGATAATTTAACAAGCGAAGTCCttgttctatttttcttaaacttcctTTTAGGTCTCCTGTTGCCATTGTTCCACATGCTATTCTTCTTTCAGATTATGAAATGTGTAATACAGTACAttctcctgctttaaaaaaaaagatatacacaaaaattacaaaatgcaaaagaattatCACTGAAATTCAAATGGTTTTGCTCCTCTTTTCTAGACATTACTATTTCCAAAGTGTTACCATTCAGCACAGAGCTAGGGCTCGATACTAATTAATATCAGTCATCATTCTCATTCATTCTAAACGGGATCAAGTAGTAATCCTCAATCCAATCAACTATCTAAGATCTTTATATTTAAAGATATCTGAAAGCTTATTAAGAATTTAGGGCTGACTAAATCCACTAAAACTGAGTGAAAACAAGTTTCTTTGTTGTTTCAAAGGAGCAGAAGCTCCACAAGCAGTGAAAACCTATTGCGTTTTTCAGTTTAGAATGCCTCTTACTCTTTTCTTCAGTTGGCCCCAAGCTCAGTGACCAAAACAGCAATGTTTGGGTGTGTAAACATCAGAAGGCAGGACTAGCAACTCATCACAGACGATACTTATCTATTCAGATGATccattaaatacatttaaaattgttCAGGGGGGAGGGGGTAACGGACTGTGTAGATACTTCAAAATAGGTGCAAATTTATTTGGATGATAACCAAAAAGATCCTGTTTAACTTCTACGCTGTAATATACAAGTTGAGAACCCACTTTTAATTTCTTGTGGGCTTTGATTCACAGAAGAAAGAGACTCATCTAAGGACTCGGTGCAAACTAacaaaggggaggggaggggaggggaggggaggggaggggaggggaggggaggggaggggaggggaggggaggggaggggaggggaggggaggggaggggaggggaggggaggggaggggaggggaggggaggggaggggaggggaggggaggggaggggaggggaaaaaaaaaaaaaaagagacaacaaaaGAGAATCAGCAAACCATGAAATCATCAAATTGGTTTTCAGATCTATCAATGGGATAAATAAGAACTGGTTAGTAAATTCTTaaatggaggaagaggagactggggaaaacaaaacaaaaaagaaattgtccTAAGAGATCTAAAAATACTGGCAACTCCCCCTGGCTGGTAGATAGTAAAAAGACAGATCTGAAACAGTACCTTCAAATATCAGTATTAATAATAATCTTAAAGAACCCTGTCTCTCACTCCATTGCTTCAAAATACATCTATATTTAGAGATAGCCTAAGAGTACTATTTACTGTATCTTGCACCTGTTTGTTTATAAGCAACCACTATTAGTTCTTCTCCaacacaagtttttaaaagcacagactGGATGACAGTCCAGCTCTTAAGTCACAACTGAAAACAAGCGGCCTGCACCTTAGCACTCTGGACAGACTGAGAGAACTTGAGAAAGTCCATTAGCAAACTGCcaaattcagtgtttttcaaaTGGTTTGTagaataaacaaggaaaaaaaaagaagtatggaAGTACAGAAAGTTGACACTTCTCACAAAGAGTTCTCCTTCCTCACACCCTTGAGATTTGCTTGTGACTGGCTTAATCCTCTACAGTATTTCCCCTAAAAACTGCAGTAAAAGTAATGATTTCAGCTATAAAGCCTTAAAACAGACATTTGCTGTTGAATTTTCTGCTATAACCTGGGAGATAATTGCCTGCCACTGTCttcactgaatttcttttcttgccAGAAAACAAATATGTTGAAGTCTACCAGTCCAAGCAGTGAAGAGGTATTGCCTGAAAGCCTATACATGAAGAGACactcaaaatacagaatttcatgTCATTTCTCTTGCTGAGACatgagattcagaaaaaaaaaccaaaaccaaatgctCCAAAGAGATTATGTCTAGCCTTGTCAGAAATCAACTCTGATGGGTACTCCAATTTGCAGCTTTGCTATTTGATCCTAATCGTTAAAGCAATGAGTCTTTTTGAAAGGAACTTCTTGACCACACACTTCAcatacagtaaaaaaaacaaagttacagTTAAAGCTTGCACTCAAAATAGTCTgggtttgtgcatttttttccttctgtctctatAGTGTTTAAATCAGcaagcttcaattttttttcttcctgcattattttttattcttcctgcATTACCTTATGAAATGATCCACCCTACAGTTTTGCCAATTTAACCAGATCTCAAGACTAGTTTCAAAGAGTCTGACATAAAACTGAAGCTCTAATCTGCAATGCAAATATTCATAGAGGACACTCTCACAGGAATTCATCTAATCCTATAGGCCATTTCCCAAAAGTATCAATAATCCTTTCTATATCAGACCTCTGGATGCAAAAACTGGCAACTACCCTCACTAcaaactgaatcatagaatggtttgggtgggaaggggccttaaaggccacccggtgccaccccctgccctgggcagggacacctcccaccagcccaggttgctccaagccccgtccaacctggccttgaacccctccagggatggggcagccacagcttctctgggcaccctgggccagggcctcactgccctcacagtaaaacattttttcttaatatctaaatCTGAAAGGAGATAGCTTAAGAGATCATAAAAATAACAGAGTTAAGTTTGTAGAAAATACTTTAACATCTTGGGAAGGTAAACACTCTAAAAGTGGCACAAAATTTTTGCCTGCGTGAATTCATGACAGAGCAGTTACAGAACACCGGCTACCCAGAATAAAGTCAGGTACAACAAAGGTTTAAGAGATAATAACCCAGAGCTGCAAATGGTTTAAAGAACAAATCTCAAAATTGCATATGGTATTCAaagaactaatgaaaaaaaaaaaaaaccaaaccaaaaaaaaagcatgccaGTTACCAAGTATCTCGGTATCTCATGACCAAATGGAGAGCAGGCCTCCCCCGCTTGACCCCGGGGCTCAACGGCACAGAGGGGGACGGACAGACCGCCGGGCCctgagggagaagtggggggaTGGAGAGGCCGCCGGGCCCTGAGGGGGAAGGCGGGGAGACAAACAGACCGCCGGGCCCTGAGGGGAGCAAGGCGGGGGAACGGGCAGACCGCCGGGCCCTGAGGGGAGCAAGGCGGGGGAACGGGCAGACCGCCGGGCCCTGAGGGGAGCAAGGCGGGGAGACAAACAGACCGCCGGGCCCTGAGGGAAGCAAGGCGGGGGAACGGGCAGACCGCCGGGCCCTGAGGGAAGCAAGGCGGGGGAACGGGCAGACCGCCGGGCCCTgagggagaagggggtggggggaacgggCAGACCGCCGGGCcctgagggagaaggggggggaacGGGCAGACCACCGGGCCCTGAGGGAGAAGGGAGCCTTGGGCACCGCCAGGCCCTGAGGGGGTGGACAAACTCACAGCCCTTGATGGGGGGCATAGACTGCCGGCCCCTGAGGAGTCGGGTGGGCCCTGAGGGAGGGGGACAAACTCCCAGCTCCTGAAGGGAAGGGACACAAACCGCCGGGCCCTGAGG comes from the Chroicocephalus ridibundus chromosome 5, bChrRid1.1, whole genome shotgun sequence genome and includes:
- the CEP44 gene encoding centrosomal protein of 44 kDa isoform X1, whose product is MATGDLKGSLRKIEQGLRLLNYPRDVDYTVLVKGDPAAFLPIISYSFTSFSTYIAELLVKCDVELTAKSDLRFIEAIYKVLRDQFQYKPILTKQQFLQFGFAERKMQIVCDIINCVVKKHKELSNSNKVKSQTRKKLKSFTCEVWSNCDNVLTLPNGSALNSKQKPLVERHSGNEVGDDLHPLPLPAQGGREEELHLDHDVVEVKCEQVAEDNSQIEFLKSQLADCQEKLHKLDWMEDKLQGLEEKLKGKVIIDEKDWNNLLSRVLLLETQLLLQSKKRDLPPEFSNISQECTCSRIPVSPDRERKEEMPEIHQSAGCSSLLSTDPSPKAATINSRDLTGISKETTRQRMERISKIIEETSELLKTSSNTSEKT
- the CEP44 gene encoding centrosomal protein of 44 kDa isoform X3; translation: MATGDLKGSLRKIEQGLRLLNYPRDVDYTVLVKGDPAAFLPIISYSFTSFSTYIAELLVKCDVELTAKSDLRFIEAIYKVLRDQFQYKPILTKQQFLQFGFAERKMQIVCDIINCVVKKHKELSNSNKVKSQTRKKLKSFTCEVWSNCDNVLTLPNGSALNSKQKPLVERHSGNEVGDDLHPLPLPAQGGREEELHLDHDVVEVKCEQVAEDNSQIEFLKSQLADCQEKLHKLDWMEDKLQGLEEKLKGKVIIDEKDWNNLLSRVLLLETQLLLQSKKRDLPPEFSNISQECTCSRIPVSPAM
- the CEP44 gene encoding centrosomal protein of 44 kDa isoform X2, which produces MATGDLKGSLRKIEQGLRLLNYPRDVDYTVLVKGDPAAFLPIISYSFTSFSTYIAELLVKCDVELTAKSDLRFIEAIYKVLRDQFQYKPILTKQQFLQFGFAERKMQIVCDIINCVVKKHKELSNSNKVKSQTRKKLKSFTCEVWSNCDNVLTLPNGSALNSKQPLVERHSGNEVGDDLHPLPLPAQGGREEELHLDHDVVEVKCEQVAEDNSQIEFLKSQLADCQEKLHKLDWMEDKLQGLEEKLKGKVIIDEKDWNNLLSRVLLLETQLLLQSKKRDLPPEFSNISQECTCSRIPVSPDRERKEEMPEIHQSAGCSSLLSTDPSPKAATINSRDLTGISKETTRQRMERISKIIEETSELLKTSSNTSEKT